Genomic window (Ignavibacteriales bacterium):
TTTAAGATCTATTACAATTCCTATGAAACCCTCTTTGAGATCTCAAATGCAAGATACATTTATGAAAACACTTAATCAATAGGTTATAATAACTGACTCTTATATACTGACATTTCCATTGAGTTAATACAGCGAATAAATTAGTCAATCTCATTCCTTGACATTAGTTGCACCTTATACTATTTTTGGTGAAAATTTTTCATAAAATTATGATAACAGAATTCGGTAAAGTTCTAATATTTATTTTATTAGCGGCAATATTTGTCCCGGTTGCTCTATTTGTTGCAAAATTACTCCGCCCCGCACGTCCCACCAGAGAAAAACTTCTTACCTATGAGTGTGGTGAAGATGCATTAGGATCACCTTGGGTAAAGTTTAACATCCGCTTTTACGTTGTAGCCTTAATATTTTTAATATTTGATGTTGAAGTTGTTCTATTATTTCCGTGGGCAGTTGCTTACAAAGATTATGGTTTAGCTGGATTTTTAGTTGGATTGATATTCCTTGTGGTACTTGGTTTAGGTATGGCTTACGAATGGCGCAAAGGAGATCTTGAATGGTCGCGCCCTGTAATTAAACCTCCCGTTATTCAAAATAAAAGTGTTAATAAATACGAAACCAAATCTTTAAACAAAATCCCGAATGCTAAAGCAGTTGAAGGGAACGAAATTCCAAACACAGTTCACTGAAAGAAAAAATGAAAAGTTTATTAGATACAGAATTTTCAGATGGTAATATAGTAATAACAACCGCTGAAGATTTATTCAATTGGGCAAGACTAAATTCAATCTGGCAGTTAGGATTTGGATTAGCCTGCTGTGCTATCGAAATGATGGCTACCTCTGCTTCACATTACGATTTTGATAGGTTTGGTGTTATACCGCGTGCTTCCCCCCGGCAGGCAGATGTAATTATAATTTCCGGAACGCTGACTTTAAAGATGGCGTTACGAACTAAAAGATTATTCGAGCAAATGCCTGAGCCAAAATATATTATTTCCATGGGAAGCTGTGCAAACTGTGGCGGACCGTATTGGGAACACGGATATCATGTTCTAAAGGGTGTTGATAGAGTAATTCCGGTTGATGTATATGTTCCAGGCTGCCCTCCACGTCCGGAAGCGCTGCTTGAAGGCTTATTAAAATTACAGGAAAAAATAAGAAACGAATCATTTGGTTAAAAATTTTGTATGAAAACTCCAGAAGAAATTTACACAATAATTAAAGAAAAATTCCAGGATAAAGTAATTGAATTCAAGAATGTACAATTTGAACCGCATATTATTGTAGACCCTAAATCAATTAAAGAGATTGGTTTATTCTTGCGGGATGAAGCTGAATTAGATTTCGATTCGATGATGTGCCTTTCCGGAGTTGATGATGCAAACGGTGAAAAGAAAACTGACGAAGATGGTTCAACTACTATTATTGGCGGAACGTTGAGCGTTTATTATCATCTTCATTCAATATTGAAAAACCATAAAGTAACTCTTAAAGTATCAACTCCACGCGAAGAACCGGAAGTAGAATCGGTTGAGAGCGTTTGGAGAACTGCCGACTGGCACGAGCGCGAAGCCTTTGATATGTTTGGAATTAAATTTCTCAATCATCCCGATTTAAGAAGAATACTTATTCCAGATGATTGGGAAGCTGGTTATCCTTTAAGAAAAGATTATAAGAATCCTGAGTTTTACCAGGGAATGAAAGTACCGTATTAAATTGCTGCATTGTCAAATTGATAAATTGTTTTTTCTTGAAAACAATTTAACAATAGAAATGAATAAGAAATAAATGAAAAAATTCTTTAATATATTTTTAATTGTTTTGTTTGGTTTAATTGGATGTAAGGACAAATCTACAAATCCAAAGGAGGAATTACCTCCAGGTTACCAGCAGGATATTCCCTGGCCCAGCCTGGCAGATTCTCCCTGGCCCATGAATCATCACGATCCACAATCGACAGGTAGAAGTAAATTTGCCGGACCAAAATTAGGATTAATTAATTGGGAGATTGACAGTATATATATGAGATCCGGTGTTTCTGTCGGACCCGACTCTACAATTTATTTTGTATCTATTGAAAGAAAAGGATTATTTGCGGTAAGACCTGATGGAAAAATTAAATGGATACTGAAAGATGTTGTAGAAAATGGATGGGTATATACAACCCCCTTAATAGCAAGTGATGGTACCATTTATATTGGAGGTGGTCTTAATGGTAAACTTTATGCGATTAGTCCAGATGGTAAAATAAAATGGGAATTAAAAACACTTGGATTTATTTACCATGTTGGATTAAATATAGGAAAAGACGGAACAATTTATTTATTAAATGGGGATCCTACATCAATTGCAAAATTAGTTGCCATTAAACCAACTGGAAAAATAGATTGGTATTTTGAAAATCCAAATATTGATTATGGTTCTTCTTCCGGTACGGCAATTTCCCCGGACGGTAATACTATCTATGTCCCGGGAATTGGACCATCTATTTTTGCTATTGATTTAGAAACACATCAATTAAAATGGAGCTTTGGTAATTCAAGATATCAAACCACACCAATTGTGGATTCCTATGGTAATATTTATTTAGTAAGTAAATTAGATTCAGTTAATTCCGGAAATGCTTCTGTCTTTTGCATAAAGCCTGATGGTAAAATAAAATGGTCTTATAAACTTGCATTCACAGCGGTTCCATTTCATTTTATTTCAGAAGGAACAATAGATAAAAATGGGAATTATTATTTTGCTTTAGACACAGTATACTCATTTAACTTTAATGGAAATATTAATTGGAAATTAAACATAGGGGGTTATTATATTGGTTTTTTAATAAATGATTTTGAAGGAGATATTTATTTTACAGTAGATTTCTCTTATCCGTTAAAATATTATAAGGTGGATAACAAAGGTAATTTAATGTGGACAACCGAGCTAGGTAATCAATTCGGTGGATATTCACCGGCAATCGGAACAAATAAAAATATTTATATTCCAACTTTTAAATCCGCTAAAGTTTTTTCGATAAAATAGAAGATAATTATGAAAAAAATATTATTACTAGTAATTGTTTTATTCAAAATTATATCTCCTCAAAATTTACTCGTTCCTTACGATATGGAGATTTTGCCTCAAACGCAAAATTTTGATTTAGAAAGTATTACTTTCACAATTGAACCACAAAATACAGTTGCATATTGTATAAGTGGTTCACAATGGTATGTTAATGGAGCAAATAGTTGTGATACAACAATAATTGGTAATTATTTACAACCACATCTTAACCCACAAAATGAGTGGATTGACTATGGTTTTGATGTTTGCTATAGCACTAGTGGTTATCCTAAATTTTGGCTAACAGTAAATAAAATAACAATATCAAAAGGTGAAACGTCATTTTATTTTTATATTGATTATCGGGATTGTGGTTATGGCAATAATTGGAATGATATAACAATAAGGTATGATGATAATTGGGGCTATTTTATTTCAGCAATGTTAAATACAAGTATTCCAAGTAATGGGCAATCACCTACAACCTGTGGTTTTTCCACCATTAGTCTTGGACAAATCTTTAGAATTGGTTTGTTGAATAATTTTGGTACTTATAATACCGATTGTATGGCTAATTTAAATTATTGGGCAAATTGCTTAGTCTTAGTAAATCAGAATAATCATCCTGCATTAATTTGGGGACCTAATCCATCGTTTAGTGCTACTCATTTTAAAATATATAGGGCAGAATCAAACGGCCAAGTTGGTAATCCCATAAATCTTAATTATTCTTTAATCGCTACTGTTGAATCAAATATACTTCATTATACTGATTTTGATGTTTTAATTAGTAACGAGATCGAAAGTTATTATCAATATTATTATATAAAAGGATTTAAAAATAGACAAAATACATATTCATCACCCACAAACATTGTCAATGTTCAAGGTGGTGTATATAAAATAAATTCAGACCGTGAAAAGAGCAATGAAAAAGTAAATTTTTTAACACAAAACTATCCCAATCCTTTTAATCCAATAACACAAATCAAATACTCACTTCCAGAACCTACTTTAGTGCAGTTACAAGTATTTGATCCATTTGGAAAAGAAGTACCAATATTAGTGAATGAAAGAAAAGATGAAGGAACATATGAAGTGGAATTTGATGCAAGCAATCTTTCAAGCGGAATATATTTCTATCAACTAAAAACAAATAATTTTATACAACAAAAAAGATGTTGGTTGTAAAATAATTAGTAGATTTTTATGGCTTTAAAAACTGAAGAAATGGTTTTGAATCTGGGACCTCAGCACCCGTCAACACACGGTGTGCTGCGGCTTGAACTTGAACTTGAAGGTGAACTGATTGTAAACCTTAGACCGCACATTGGTTACCTTCACCGCTGCTTCGAAAAACATTGTGAAGCAATGACTTATCCCCAGGTTATTCCTTACACTGATAGATTAGATTATCTTGCCGCGATGTCTAATAATTTTGGTTACGTTGTTACAATGGAAAGATTCCTTGGCATCCAGGTGCCGGAAAGAGTTGAATACATAAGAGTAATTATGGCAGAGCTGCAAAGAATTGCTTCTCATCTTGTAGCTCTTGGAACCTATGGAAATGATATCGGTGCTATGACTCCATTTCTTTATTGCTTCAGAGATCGAGAGAAAATTCTTACTCTGTTTGAAATGACCTGCGGCGCACGCATGCTTTATAATTATATGTGGGTTGGCGGACTCTCGCACGATCTGCATCCGGACTTCATTAGGATGACAAAAGAATTCATCACTTACTTCAAACCGAAAATTGTTGAGCTGAATAATCTTTTATCTTACAATAAGATTTTTATAGAAAGAACAGCAAACGTTGGCGTACTTCCGCTTGATACTGCGGTCAATTACGGAATTACAGGACCCTGCCTTCGTGCAAGCGGATTGAAATTCGATTTAAGAAGAGATGATCCTTATTCAATTTACGATAGATTTGATTTTGAAATTCCGGTTGGTACTGGAAAAGTTGGAACCGTTGGCGACTGCTGGGATAGATATTATTTAAGAGTTCGCGAAATGGAAGAAAGTTTAAAAATTGTTGAACAAGCGATTGATGTAATTCCAGAAGGTGATGTAAAAGCAGCACTTCCAAAAAGAATTAAACCACCGATTGGTTCAATGTACTGTAGAGTAGAAAATCCTAAAGGCGAACTTGGATTCTTTGTCATCAGTGATGGAAGTGTAAATCCATATAGAATTAAATTACGTGGTCCATCTTTCGTTAATCTGGAAGTTCTTGGCGAATTGTGCAAAGGACATCTTGTTGCAGACGTTATAGCTATACTTGGAAGCATTGATATTGTACTTGGCGAAGTTGACAGGTAAAAAAATATTACAAATTTCGAATAACGAATTACGAAAATTGAATTAAAGCAAATTCTAATTTCAATTAAAAGTTGTAGAAAACAGAGAAATTAAATGTATCAGTTTCTAAATAACCTTATCGGAAATGAATATATTGCAGCGGTAGTTGGCGCCCTGTTACCAATTCCTTTCATTTTAACATTTGCCTTGCTGGGCGTTTTAATGGAAAGAAAAGTTTCTGCACATATGCAGGATAGACTTGGACCTATGCGTGTTGGACCACACGGAATCTTCCAAACTGTTGCTGATATTTTTAAATTACTGCAAAAAGAAGATATAACTGCAACGCTTACAGATAAAAAACTTTTCAATCTTGCTCCTGTAATTGTTTTTACCGGCAGCTATGCAGCGTTTGCAGCAATTCCGTTTTCAAGTGGTTACATTGGCTCTGGAATAGATATGGGAATATTTTACATTCTCGCTATCACTAGTTTAGTTGTTGTTGGAATTTTGATGGCTGGCTGGGCTTCGAACAATAAATATTCTTTACTCGGTGCAATAAGGTCTGCCGCCCAGGTAATCAGTTATGAAATTCCTTCGGCATTAGTTGTTCTAACAATGGTTATGCTTTTAGGAACTCTTAATTTAAAAACAATGAGCGAAATGCAGACTTCATACTTTTGGAATTGGAATCTTTTTGGGGGACCAGTTTTCAACTTATCAAAGGTGCTTTTAATTCCTTTTATGTTTGTTGGATTTATAATTTTCTTCTTAAGTACGTTAGCAGAAACAAATCGTACTCCGTTTGATATTCCTGAAGCGGAATCTGAATTGGTTGCAGGTTTCCATACGGAATATTCAGGTATGAAATGGGCAATGTTTATGCTAACTGAATACGGAAATATGTTTGCTGTTTCAGCAATCATTTCTGCAATTTTTCTTGGTGGATACCAATCACCTTTTGGTTATATAGGCAACTCATTAGGTATTACCTGGCTGGTTCCATGGGAACAGTTCTTTTGGTTTACAATTAAAGGAGTATCATTTGTGTTCGTTCAGATGTGGTTAAGAT
Coding sequences:
- a CDS encoding NADH-quinone oxidoreductase subunit A — protein: MITEFGKVLIFILLAAIFVPVALFVAKLLRPARPTREKLLTYECGEDALGSPWVKFNIRFYVVALIFLIFDVEVVLLFPWAVAYKDYGLAGFLVGLIFLVVLGLGMAYEWRKGDLEWSRPVIKPPVIQNKSVNKYETKSLNKIPNAKAVEGNEIPNTVH
- a CDS encoding NADH-quinone oxidoreductase subunit B, whose protein sequence is MKSLLDTEFSDGNIVITTAEDLFNWARLNSIWQLGFGLACCAIEMMATSASHYDFDRFGVIPRASPRQADVIIISGTLTLKMALRTKRLFEQMPEPKYIISMGSCANCGGPYWEHGYHVLKGVDRVIPVDVYVPGCPPRPEALLEGLLKLQEKIRNESFG
- a CDS encoding NADH-quinone oxidoreductase subunit C — its product is MKTPEEIYTIIKEKFQDKVIEFKNVQFEPHIIVDPKSIKEIGLFLRDEAELDFDSMMCLSGVDDANGEKKTDEDGSTTIIGGTLSVYYHLHSILKNHKVTLKVSTPREEPEVESVESVWRTADWHEREAFDMFGIKFLNHPDLRRILIPDDWEAGYPLRKDYKNPEFYQGMKVPY
- a CDS encoding PQQ-binding-like beta-propeller repeat protein, which codes for MKKFFNIFLIVLFGLIGCKDKSTNPKEELPPGYQQDIPWPSLADSPWPMNHHDPQSTGRSKFAGPKLGLINWEIDSIYMRSGVSVGPDSTIYFVSIERKGLFAVRPDGKIKWILKDVVENGWVYTTPLIASDGTIYIGGGLNGKLYAISPDGKIKWELKTLGFIYHVGLNIGKDGTIYLLNGDPTSIAKLVAIKPTGKIDWYFENPNIDYGSSSGTAISPDGNTIYVPGIGPSIFAIDLETHQLKWSFGNSRYQTTPIVDSYGNIYLVSKLDSVNSGNASVFCIKPDGKIKWSYKLAFTAVPFHFISEGTIDKNGNYYFALDTVYSFNFNGNINWKLNIGGYYIGFLINDFEGDIYFTVDFSYPLKYYKVDNKGNLMWTTELGNQFGGYSPAIGTNKNIYIPTFKSAKVFSIK
- a CDS encoding T9SS type A sorting domain-containing protein, which gives rise to MKKILLLVIVLFKIISPQNLLVPYDMEILPQTQNFDLESITFTIEPQNTVAYCISGSQWYVNGANSCDTTIIGNYLQPHLNPQNEWIDYGFDVCYSTSGYPKFWLTVNKITISKGETSFYFYIDYRDCGYGNNWNDITIRYDDNWGYFISAMLNTSIPSNGQSPTTCGFSTISLGQIFRIGLLNNFGTYNTDCMANLNYWANCLVLVNQNNHPALIWGPNPSFSATHFKIYRAESNGQVGNPINLNYSLIATVESNILHYTDFDVLISNEIESYYQYYYIKGFKNRQNTYSSPTNIVNVQGGVYKINSDREKSNEKVNFLTQNYPNPFNPITQIKYSLPEPTLVQLQVFDPFGKEVPILVNERKDEGTYEVEFDASNLSSGIYFYQLKTNNFIQQKRCWL
- a CDS encoding NADH-quinone oxidoreductase subunit D, with the protein product MALKTEEMVLNLGPQHPSTHGVLRLELELEGELIVNLRPHIGYLHRCFEKHCEAMTYPQVIPYTDRLDYLAAMSNNFGYVVTMERFLGIQVPERVEYIRVIMAELQRIASHLVALGTYGNDIGAMTPFLYCFRDREKILTLFEMTCGARMLYNYMWVGGLSHDLHPDFIRMTKEFITYFKPKIVELNNLLSYNKIFIERTANVGVLPLDTAVNYGITGPCLRASGLKFDLRRDDPYSIYDRFDFEIPVGTGKVGTVGDCWDRYYLRVREMEESLKIVEQAIDVIPEGDVKAALPKRIKPPIGSMYCRVENPKGELGFFVISDGSVNPYRIKLRGPSFVNLEVLGELCKGHLVADVIAILGSIDIVLGEVDR
- the nuoH gene encoding NADH-quinone oxidoreductase subunit NuoH, with the protein product MYQFLNNLIGNEYIAAVVGALLPIPFILTFALLGVLMERKVSAHMQDRLGPMRVGPHGIFQTVADIFKLLQKEDITATLTDKKLFNLAPVIVFTGSYAAFAAIPFSSGYIGSGIDMGIFYILAITSLVVVGILMAGWASNNKYSLLGAIRSAAQVISYEIPSALVVLTMVMLLGTLNLKTMSEMQTSYFWNWNLFGGPVFNLSKVLLIPFMFVGFIIFFLSTLAETNRTPFDIPEAESELVAGFHTEYSGMKWAMFMLTEYGNMFAVSAIISAIFLGGYQSPFGYIGNSLGITWLVPWEQFFWFTIKGVSFVFVQMWLRWTLPRLRVDQLMNMCWKYLIPYSFVNLIIVGFITLI